A window from Chitinophaga filiformis encodes these proteins:
- a CDS encoding Gfo/Idh/MocA family protein: MTDNSRRKFLRNLGGTAALMGAGSLAALGKEQVHILQPNTRIAANDKIRIGCIGMGIMGFGDVETALKAPGVEFVAAADLYDGHLAKVKEVYGKDIFTTRDYRELLNRKDIDAVIVATPDHWHDTISIDAMEKGKAVYCEKPMVQQIEEGHKVIATQQRTKAVFQVGSQRVSSIALAEAKKRYEAGEIGQLNIVEARIDRHDALGAWQYSIPPDASPATVDFDTFLKDTAKVPFDPTRFFRWRNYRAYGTGVPGDLFVHLISGLHFITGSLGPERIFASGNLVQWKDGRDVPDVVVAIFDYPETKAHAAFQVTLRVNFADGGGGGEFTRFIGTDGVLELGWDDFKIKKHKLSSAPGYGGWDTYNTFTKATQEAYVKQYNAKYPEESRKPAQRSESAYAAPRGYDARLDHFINFFEAMRTGRPVVEDASFGLRAAGPALVTNESYFSKKVIHWDAQKMKIV, encoded by the coding sequence ATGACAGACAACTCCAGGAGAAAATTTCTCCGTAACCTCGGAGGAACAGCCGCCCTGATGGGCGCCGGTTCATTGGCCGCTTTAGGAAAAGAACAGGTCCATATCCTACAACCCAACACCCGCATTGCTGCCAACGACAAGATCCGTATCGGTTGTATCGGTATGGGCATTATGGGCTTCGGCGACGTAGAAACGGCGCTGAAAGCGCCCGGTGTGGAATTCGTGGCAGCCGCCGACCTGTATGATGGTCACCTTGCGAAAGTCAAAGAAGTGTATGGTAAAGACATCTTTACTACCCGCGACTACCGCGAGCTGCTGAACAGGAAGGACATTGACGCCGTGATCGTAGCCACACCCGATCACTGGCACGATACTATCTCTATTGACGCTATGGAAAAAGGCAAGGCTGTATACTGCGAGAAACCCATGGTACAGCAGATTGAAGAAGGGCATAAGGTGATTGCCACCCAGCAGCGCACAAAGGCCGTTTTCCAGGTAGGTAGCCAGCGTGTGAGCAGTATTGCCCTCGCAGAAGCAAAGAAGCGCTATGAGGCAGGGGAAATAGGTCAGCTGAACATTGTAGAAGCCAGGATAGACCGTCATGATGCCCTGGGCGCCTGGCAGTATTCCATTCCGCCCGATGCCTCTCCCGCTACCGTAGACTTTGACACTTTCCTCAAAGATACCGCCAAAGTACCTTTCGATCCCACCCGTTTCTTCCGCTGGCGCAACTACCGGGCATATGGTACCGGTGTACCGGGCGATCTGTTCGTTCACCTCATCTCCGGCCTGCACTTCATTACGGGCTCACTGGGCCCCGAGCGCATCTTTGCCAGCGGCAACCTGGTACAATGGAAAGACGGGCGTGATGTTCCGGATGTTGTGGTCGCGATCTTTGATTATCCGGAAACAAAAGCGCATGCAGCCTTCCAGGTAACCTTACGTGTCAACTTCGCTGACGGTGGAGGCGGTGGTGAATTTACCCGCTTTATTGGTACAGACGGGGTGCTGGAACTGGGATGGGATGATTTCAAGATCAAAAAGCATAAACTCTCTTCAGCACCTGGTTATGGTGGCTGGGATACCTATAATACTTTTACAAAAGCTACCCAGGAAGCTTATGTAAAACAGTACAATGCAAAATATCCTGAGGAAAGCCGTAAGCCGGCACAGCGTTCAGAAAGCGCTTATGCTGCCCCAAGGGGATACGATGCCCGTCTGGATCATTTTATCAACTTCTTTGAGGCCATGCGTACGGGCAGGCCTGTTGTGGAAGACGCCTCCTTTGGACTCCGTGCAGCAGGTCCTGCATTGGTTACCAATGAGAGTTACTTCAGTAAAAAAGTGATCCACTGGGACGCCCAAAAAATGAAGATTGTGTAA
- a CDS encoding succinate dehydrogenase/fumarate reductase iron-sulfur subunit — MEHYTMNLTLKVWRQKNTDAQGKFETYPVSGISSEMSFLEMFDVLNERLINEGKEPIAFDHDCREGICGACSMHINGRAHGPWAGTTTCQLHMRAFKDGDTITVEPWRAGSFPVVKDLTVDRGAFDRIIEAGGYVSVNTGNAQDANNILVPKDKADAAFAAAACIGCGACVAACKNSSAMLFVSAKVSQLALLPQGQPEKRTRALNMVAQMDKEGFGSCTNTGACEAECPKEISLTNIARLNREYIAAGFSYEK, encoded by the coding sequence ATGGAACATTATACTATGAATCTCACACTTAAAGTGTGGAGGCAGAAAAACACAGACGCCCAGGGGAAATTTGAAACTTATCCGGTAAGCGGCATTTCTTCCGAAATGTCATTCCTGGAAATGTTTGACGTGCTGAATGAGCGCCTGATCAATGAAGGTAAAGAGCCGATAGCGTTTGACCACGATTGTCGTGAAGGTATCTGTGGTGCGTGTTCCATGCATATTAACGGCCGTGCACATGGTCCGTGGGCTGGTACTACCACCTGCCAGCTGCACATGCGCGCTTTCAAGGATGGCGATACCATCACTGTTGAGCCATGGAGAGCAGGATCTTTCCCGGTAGTGAAAGACCTGACCGTAGACAGAGGTGCATTTGACCGTATTATCGAAGCCGGTGGTTATGTTTCTGTAAATACAGGTAACGCCCAGGATGCCAACAATATCCTGGTGCCAAAAGATAAAGCAGATGCAGCGTTTGCGGCAGCAGCATGTATCGGTTGCGGCGCCTGCGTAGCGGCTTGTAAAAACTCTTCTGCTATGCTCTTCGTTTCAGCGAAAGTATCCCAACTGGCATTGCTGCCACAGGGACAGCCTGAGAAGAGGACAAGGGCCCTGAATATGGTGGCACAGATGGACAAGGAAGGTTTTGGCAGCTGTACCAACACCGGCGCCTGTGAGGCAGAATGTCCGAAAGAAATTTCCCTGACAAATATTGCACGTCTGAACCGCGAATACATTGCCGCAGGTTTCAGCTACGAAAAATAG
- a CDS encoding fumarate reductase/succinate dehydrogenase flavoprotein subunit, which produces MLNSKIPAGPLDKKWEDYKGHCKLVNPANKRNMEVIIVGTGLAGASAAASLGELGYKVKAFCFQDSPRRAHSIAAQGGINAAKNYQNDGDSVFRLFYDTVKGGDYRAREANVHRLAEVSGNIIDQCVAQGVPFAREYGGLLSNRSFGGTQVQRTFYAAGQTGQQLLLGAYSALERQVALGNVTMYNRHEMLDIVVIDGKARGIIARNLITGKLERHFGHAVLLASGGYGNVFYLSTNAMGSNVTAAWKATRKGAFFGNPCFTQIHPTCIPVSGDHQSKLTLMSESLRNDGRIWVPKKQNDTRKPSDIPEDERDYYLERRYPAFGNLVPRDVASRAAKERCDAGYGVGSSKQAVYLDFAYNMDRYGRIEASKRQLSNPTPEEIRKLGKEVVAEKYGNLFDMYAKITGENPYEVPMRIYPAVHYTMGGLWVDYELMTTVTGLYALGEANFSDHGANRLGASALMQGLADGYFVIPYTLGNYLADDIKTKAISLDHPAFVEAEKNVQATIDKLMSIKGTKSVDHFHKKLGKIMWDKCGMARNEQGLKEAIVEIQALRKEFWSDVRIPGDANEFNPELEKAGRVADFLELGELMCLDALNRRESCGGHFREESQTPDGEAQRDDENFSYVAAWEYKGESQFELHKEALEFVECKPTQRSYK; this is translated from the coding sequence ATGTTGAACTCAAAAATTCCTGCCGGTCCATTAGATAAGAAATGGGAAGATTATAAGGGGCATTGTAAGCTGGTGAACCCGGCTAACAAGCGCAACATGGAAGTGATCATCGTGGGCACTGGCCTGGCGGGGGCTTCGGCTGCTGCTTCTTTGGGTGAGTTAGGTTATAAGGTGAAAGCTTTCTGTTTTCAGGACAGTCCACGCCGTGCGCACAGTATTGCTGCACAGGGTGGTATCAACGCTGCAAAGAATTACCAGAACGACGGTGACTCAGTGTTCCGTTTGTTTTATGATACTGTAAAAGGTGGCGACTACCGTGCCCGTGAAGCCAATGTGCATCGTCTGGCAGAGGTAAGTGGCAATATTATAGACCAGTGTGTGGCACAGGGTGTTCCTTTTGCCCGCGAATATGGCGGATTGCTGAGCAACCGCTCTTTCGGTGGAACACAGGTACAGCGTACCTTCTACGCCGCCGGTCAGACCGGTCAGCAGCTGCTCCTGGGTGCATACTCCGCACTGGAGCGCCAGGTGGCTTTAGGCAACGTGACCATGTACAACCGTCATGAAATGCTGGACATCGTAGTAATAGATGGTAAAGCACGCGGTATTATTGCCCGCAACCTCATCACCGGTAAACTGGAACGTCACTTCGGTCACGCTGTATTACTGGCAAGTGGTGGTTATGGTAACGTGTTCTACCTGTCTACCAACGCGATGGGATCTAACGTAACAGCAGCCTGGAAAGCAACCCGTAAAGGCGCTTTCTTCGGTAACCCTTGCTTTACACAGATCCACCCTACCTGTATCCCTGTTTCCGGAGATCACCAGTCCAAGCTGACGCTGATGTCTGAGTCGCTCCGTAACGATGGCCGTATATGGGTGCCTAAAAAACAGAACGATACCCGCAAACCTTCTGATATTCCTGAAGACGAAAGGGATTACTACCTCGAAAGAAGGTATCCTGCCTTCGGTAACCTGGTACCACGTGACGTGGCATCCCGCGCTGCCAAGGAAAGATGCGATGCCGGTTATGGTGTGGGTAGCTCCAAGCAGGCCGTATACCTGGATTTCGCATATAACATGGACCGTTACGGAAGAATAGAGGCCAGCAAAAGACAGCTGTCCAATCCTACTCCGGAAGAGATCCGTAAACTGGGTAAAGAAGTGGTAGCTGAGAAATACGGTAACCTCTTCGATATGTACGCCAAGATCACCGGCGAAAATCCATATGAAGTGCCAATGCGCATTTACCCTGCAGTACACTATACCATGGGTGGCCTGTGGGTGGATTATGAACTGATGACAACCGTAACCGGTCTGTATGCACTGGGTGAAGCAAACTTCTCCGATCACGGTGCAAACCGCCTGGGTGCTTCGGCACTGATGCAGGGGCTGGCTGATGGTTACTTCGTTATTCCTTATACATTGGGTAACTACCTGGCTGATGATATCAAGACCAAAGCAATTTCCCTGGATCATCCTGCATTCGTAGAAGCTGAAAAGAATGTTCAGGCTACTATCGATAAGCTGATGAGCATTAAGGGCACCAAATCCGTAGATCACTTCCACAAGAAACTGGGTAAGATCATGTGGGATAAATGCGGTATGGCCCGTAATGAACAGGGACTGAAGGAAGCGATCGTTGAGATCCAGGCTTTACGCAAGGAATTCTGGAGCGATGTACGTATCCCTGGCGATGCCAACGAATTCAACCCTGAACTGGAAAAAGCCGGCCGTGTAGCTGACTTCCTGGAGCTGGGAGAACTGATGTGCCTGGATGCGCTGAACCGTCGTGAATCCTGTGGTGGTCACTTCCGTGAAGAATCACAAACACCGGATGGAGAAGCACAACGTGATGATGAAAACTTCAGCTATGTAGCAGCATGGGAATATAAAGGTGAAAGCCAGTTCGAGTTGCACAAAGAAGCTCTTGAGTTTGTAGAATGTAAACCAACTCAACGTAGCTATAAATAA
- a CDS encoding succinate dehydrogenase cytochrome b subunit, producing MKWSQFFNTSIGKKLLVGATGLFLCSFVIVHLAGNLALLKEDEGEAFNVYAAFMSHNGLIQFIAWGLKVVILIHAILAFQLTFRNRAARPVKYAINPGNQTSSWFSRQMAIMGSILLIFLIIHLKDFWYWMHYGDVRPVTYKGEEYNNLYLVVQEAFKQLWMVILYVIGMIGLSFHLIHGFKSAFQTFGLNHVKYNGLINFVGVWLFGILIPIGFAIIPVVIYFKSI from the coding sequence ATGAAGTGGTCACAGTTCTTTAATACCTCTATCGGTAAAAAATTATTAGTGGGTGCTACCGGTCTCTTTCTGTGTAGTTTTGTTATCGTGCACCTGGCTGGTAATCTCGCCTTGCTCAAAGAAGATGAGGGTGAGGCTTTTAATGTTTATGCCGCATTCATGAGTCACAACGGCCTTATCCAGTTTATAGCCTGGGGTTTAAAGGTTGTTATTCTTATCCACGCTATTCTTGCTTTTCAACTTACCTTCCGCAACAGGGCTGCCCGTCCGGTAAAGTACGCTATCAATCCCGGCAATCAGACTTCTTCCTGGTTCAGCCGCCAGATGGCTATCATGGGTAGTATCCTGCTGATTTTCCTGATTATTCACCTGAAAGACTTCTGGTACTGGATGCACTATGGAGACGTACGGCCTGTGACTTATAAAGGAGAGGAATACAATAACCTTTACCTTGTTGTACAGGAGGCATTCAAGCAATTATGGATGGTGATCCTGTATGTGATTGGTATGATCGGTTTATCTTTCCACCTGATTCATGGGTTTAAAAGCGCCTTCCAGACATTTGGCCTGAACCACGTTAAGTACAATGGCCTCATCAACTTCGTAGGTGTTTGGTTGTTCGGGATCCTGATCCCTATTGGCTTTGCCATTATTCCCGTGGTTATATATTTCAAATCAATTTAG
- the murQ gene encoding N-acetylmuramic acid 6-phosphate etherase has translation MSFERVTEQTSHYRHLEKMSVQEILSNINQEDTTVPQAVARALPQIEKLVAAIADKMLAGGRLFYLGAGTSGRLGIVDASECPPTFGVPHGLVIGLIAGGDAAIRKAVEFAEDDREQGWKDLQEFNVTEKDVVVGIAASGTTPYVIGALNKCRREGIVTGSICCNPGAPLSAEADFPIEVVVGPEFITGSTRMKSGTAQKLVLNMISTAVMIQLGRVEDNKMVNMQLSNDKLVDRGVKMLMEKLSLTDYEKAKELLLKAGSVRKAIEDYV, from the coding sequence ATGTCCTTTGAGAGAGTAACAGAGCAAACGTCACATTATCGCCACCTGGAGAAAATGAGTGTGCAGGAGATCCTCAGTAATATTAATCAGGAAGATACCACCGTACCCCAGGCCGTAGCCAGGGCTTTACCACAGATAGAAAAGCTGGTAGCAGCCATTGCCGATAAAATGCTGGCCGGTGGCAGGTTATTTTACCTGGGCGCAGGTACCAGCGGACGTTTAGGCATTGTCGATGCCTCCGAATGCCCGCCCACCTTTGGCGTACCTCATGGGCTGGTGATAGGCCTGATTGCCGGAGGGGATGCCGCCATCCGCAAGGCGGTGGAGTTTGCTGAAGACGACAGGGAACAGGGCTGGAAAGATCTGCAGGAGTTCAATGTAACGGAAAAAGATGTGGTCGTAGGTATTGCAGCGAGTGGTACTACTCCCTATGTGATCGGCGCCCTGAATAAATGTCGCCGTGAAGGGATCGTCACCGGAAGCATCTGCTGTAACCCTGGCGCCCCCTTGTCGGCCGAGGCAGATTTCCCTATTGAAGTGGTGGTAGGACCGGAATTCATCACCGGCAGCACCCGTATGAAAAGTGGAACAGCCCAGAAACTGGTGCTGAACATGATATCTACCGCCGTTATGATCCAGCTGGGCAGGGTGGAAGATAATAAGATGGTGAACATGCAGCTGAGCAATGACAAACTGGTGGACAGAGGTGTGAAGATGCTGATGGAGAAATTGTCCCTGACGGATTATGAAAAGGCAAAAGAGTTATTACTGAAAGCCGGCAGCGTCAGAAAGGCCATTGAAGACTATGTATAG
- a CDS encoding N-acetylglucosamine kinase, translating to MKVQLIADSGSTKADWCLLGAGEAARYQTSGISPYFLNAEQIQALLEKELLPQLPPDVQIDEIHYYGTGCLQRKSVELVETALQAVWPVASFEVNHDLMGAARGLCGKEPGVASILGTGSNSCFFDGTTIKKNNPGLGYVLGDEGSGAFLGKKLLQYYLYNSFDEELKSRFDAQYNTNHEEILENVYRRPFPNRYLAGFAKFLGENRGHFIIENILEDSLNEFFFNHIYKYSESWTHPLHFTGSIAWNFRDILEELCELYELQLGRILRSPMEGLVAYHQ from the coding sequence ATGAAAGTACAGCTAATTGCAGATAGTGGATCTACCAAGGCTGACTGGTGCCTGCTGGGCGCCGGGGAAGCCGCGCGTTATCAGACATCCGGTATCAGTCCTTATTTCCTGAATGCAGAACAGATACAGGCCTTGCTGGAGAAAGAGCTGTTACCGCAATTGCCGCCGGATGTTCAGATAGATGAGATCCATTATTACGGGACAGGTTGTTTACAACGGAAGAGCGTAGAGCTGGTAGAGACAGCCTTGCAGGCGGTGTGGCCAGTGGCCTCGTTCGAGGTGAACCATGACCTGATGGGAGCTGCCCGGGGACTGTGTGGAAAAGAGCCCGGAGTAGCCAGCATCCTGGGTACAGGGTCGAATTCCTGCTTTTTTGATGGCACTACTATCAAAAAGAATAATCCCGGACTGGGATATGTACTGGGAGACGAGGGCAGCGGCGCTTTCCTGGGGAAGAAACTCCTGCAGTACTACCTGTACAATTCCTTTGACGAAGAGCTGAAAAGCCGTTTTGACGCCCAGTATAACACCAATCATGAGGAAATACTGGAGAATGTATACCGCAGGCCATTCCCGAACCGTTATCTGGCTGGTTTTGCGAAGTTTCTGGGCGAGAACAGGGGGCACTTTATTATAGAGAACATCCTCGAAGACAGCTTAAACGAATTTTTCTTTAACCACATTTATAAATACAGCGAAAGCTGGACACACCCACTGCACTTTACCGGAAGTATCGCCTGGAATTTCAGGGACATCCTGGAGGAGTTATGTGAACTGTACGAACTGCAGCTGGGCCGGATATTGCGTAGTCCTATGGAAGGGCTGGTGGCATATCATCAATAA
- a CDS encoding S41 family peptidase — MSNRKLNVFLPLLFAIVLALGMYLGHKMPGANTGAQTLLFSRAGRAPLQEVMDLLKIKYVDTLQVADLQQEAIEGLLSHLDPHSIYIPPSNLQTVNEDLEGHFSGIGVEFNIIADTVNIVSVVPGGPSETAGVQSGDKIIKVNDSLVAGNNISGDKIRKMLRGPKDSKVAVTMLRQQKLVPVQIIRGDIPLYSIDASYMTAPGIGYIKISKFSGTTYQEFMDAMRKLTQAGMTKLVIDLRQNPGGYLDAATRIADELLDDNKLIVYTKGKSYPRSDYRCEKPGIFEKGELAILTDEGSASASEILAGAVQEWDRGTIIGRRTFGKGLVQEQFDLSNGGALRLTVARYYLNSGRSIQKSYANGREAYDEDILNRFNHGEFVNRDSIHPLDTVQFKTASGRIVYGGGGITPDVFIPFDTSRFSNVLTSMYSRSTFSNFAYQYYNSHRDEFKQYKDATQFSNQYQVSNELYSAYKSFAAKDSVRGVESINAHDEVEIKTRLKALLARQMWSYAGFYESLNKEDDMMKKAVEMLKKK, encoded by the coding sequence ATGTCGAACAGGAAACTGAATGTTTTTTTACCGCTCTTATTTGCAATAGTGCTGGCTTTGGGAATGTACCTGGGGCATAAAATGCCGGGAGCTAACACGGGGGCGCAAACGTTGCTATTCAGCCGGGCGGGCCGTGCACCTTTACAGGAAGTCATGGACCTGCTGAAAATAAAATACGTTGATACCTTACAGGTAGCAGATCTGCAACAGGAGGCCATTGAAGGCCTGTTAAGCCATCTGGATCCTCATTCCATCTATATTCCGCCATCCAACCTGCAAACCGTGAATGAAGACCTCGAAGGTCACTTTTCCGGCATAGGCGTCGAATTCAATATCATCGCAGATACCGTAAATATCGTCTCCGTAGTTCCGGGAGGCCCTTCAGAGACTGCCGGTGTACAATCGGGCGACAAGATCATCAAAGTGAACGACTCTCTCGTGGCAGGTAACAACATTTCCGGCGATAAGATCCGCAAAATGCTGCGTGGTCCCAAAGATTCCAAAGTGGCTGTTACCATGTTACGTCAGCAGAAACTGGTACCCGTTCAGATCATCCGCGGCGACATCCCTCTTTATAGTATAGACGCCAGTTACATGACGGCGCCGGGAATTGGCTATATCAAGATCAGCAAGTTCTCCGGCACTACTTACCAGGAATTCATGGATGCGATGCGGAAACTGACCCAGGCAGGCATGACCAAGCTGGTGATCGACCTGCGCCAGAACCCTGGCGGCTATCTCGACGCGGCTACCCGCATTGCCGACGAACTACTCGACGATAACAAACTGATCGTATATACAAAAGGAAAAAGCTATCCCCGTTCAGACTACCGCTGTGAAAAGCCGGGTATCTTCGAGAAAGGGGAACTCGCCATTCTCACTGATGAAGGCTCTGCAAGCGCCAGTGAGATCCTGGCAGGCGCGGTACAGGAATGGGACCGTGGTACTATTATCGGTCGTCGTACCTTCGGTAAAGGCCTGGTACAGGAACAGTTTGACCTTAGCAATGGCGGCGCCCTCCGTCTGACAGTAGCCCGCTACTATCTCAACTCCGGCAGAAGTATTCAGAAATCCTATGCCAATGGCCGTGAAGCCTACGATGAGGATATCCTGAACCGCTTCAACCATGGTGAGTTCGTTAACCGCGACAGCATTCACCCGCTGGATACCGTGCAGTTCAAAACTGCCAGCGGCCGTATTGTTTATGGAGGCGGCGGTATTACTCCCGACGTCTTCATTCCATTTGACACCAGCCGCTTTTCCAATGTGCTGACCAGCATGTATTCCCGCAGTACTTTCAGCAACTTTGCCTATCAGTATTACAATAGCCACAGGGACGAGTTCAAACAATATAAAGACGCTACTCAATTCAGTAATCAATACCAGGTTAGTAATGAGCTTTATAGTGCTTATAAGTCTTTCGCGGCAAAAGACAGCGTTCGTGGCGTTGAGTCTATCAATGCGCATGATGAAGTTGAGATCAAAACACGTCTGAAAGCATTGCTGGCGAGGCAGATGTGGAGTTATGCGGGGTTCTATGAGTCGCTGAACAAGGAAGATGATATGATGAAGAAGGCGGTGGAGATGCTGAAGAAGAAATAA